GAAGGTCGGGCGGTCCAGGCGTCCCTGCGTCCCAATCCGGAGCTGTCCGTGGACCTCGAAAACGCATGGGGGGATTACCCGGGGACGAGCCGTGCGGAGACGACGTACGGGATCAGCCAGCTCGTGGAAACCGGGAAGCGGTCGACGCGGATCCGGAGAGCCGAGGCGGAGAAGGGCGTGCTTCGCCGCGACCTGGAAGTCGCCCGGTTCGATGTCGCGGCGGACGTGAAGCGGGCCTTCATCCGGTTCCTCTCCGGATGGAAGAAACTGGAGCTCCACCGCGAGGCGCACGGGATCGCGACGCTCCTGGCGGCCGCGGTTTCCGACCGGGTCGCGGCGGGGGCGGTCTCTCCCATCGAGGAGACGCGGGCAAGGGTCGCGCTGGCCGTCTCGTCCGCCGACGTGGAGCGGACCGGAATGGAAGTCGAGTCGGCCCGCCGGGATCTCTCCGCCGCCATGGGGGAGGCGGCGCCCTCCTTCGATATCCCGTCCGGCGACCTCGACGAGGATCTCTCCGCGCCTGCCGTGGACAACATCGCGGAACGGATCGCCGCCACCCCGGACGTGGCCCGGTGGGCCGCGGAGACGGAACGCCGGAACGCGGCACTGGACGAGGAACGGAAGCTCGCGATTCCCGACGTGACCCTGAAGGGCGGGATCAAGCGCCTCCGGGAGAGTTCCGAAAACACGTTCGTGCTGGGACTCTCCGTTCCCCTGCCCCTGTTCCACAGGAACCAGGGAGCGATCCGGGAGGCGGAGGCGCAGCGGGCCAAGGCGGACGTCGAACGGAGGAGCACGGAGCGGCTCCTGCGTTCGCAGGCCGGACAACGCCTGGCGGCTTTCTCCGCCGCGGCGAGGGAGGCCGCACTCCTTCGGAAGGAGGCGCTTCCGGGCGCGCAGAGCGCCCACGACGCGGTCAGCGAAGGGTACCGCCTCGGGAAGTTCCGGTACCTGGACGTGCTGGACACCGGCAGGTCGCTGGTCGAAACGCGCCTCCGGTACCTGGACACCCTGACGGCGCTGAACCTGGCCAGGGCGGACCTCGAACGGCTGACGGCGGTCTCGCCGCCGGTCGGGGAAAGAACAACGGCAATCCAAGGAGCGTCACGATGAAGACCGGAAGATTCGTCCCGATAGCGATGATGGTTCTCGCCGCGTGCCTGTTTCCCGCCGCCGCATCCCTCGAGGAGGCCGACAAGCACGAGGGCCACGGGCACGCCCAGGAAAAATCCGACCTCGACCGTCCCGTGGAGGAGATGTGGAAGGAGAAGTGCGAACACAACGTCCTCCAGTTCACCTGCGAGGAGTGCCGCTTCGAGCTGGGGACGGTGAAACTGGTCCCGGAGCTTCTGGGCGGAAACGGGAAGCCCGGCCTCGTGGCCACGGGGAAGACGGGAAGCCGCAAGGTGGCGGCGTCGCGGACGTTCACCGGCGAGGTGAAGCGGAGCGAGGGGAGGACCGTGCACGTCGCGGCGCCGCTTCCGGGTGTGGTCCGCAACGTCTTCGCGGACATCGGCGCGACGGTCGCGGAAGGCGCCCCGCTGTTCGAGATCGACAGCCACGACGTGGCCGAATCGAAGGGGGATTACCTGAAGAAGGTCGCCGCCCGGGAGCTGGCGAAGAGCTCGGCGGACCGGGAGGCGACGCTCTTCGAGAGGAAGATCTCGGCGCAGTTCGAGGTGGAGGAGGCCCGGGCGCGGCTGGCGGCGGCCGAGATCGAGGTGGTCAACGCCCGCAGCCGGCTGCTCCGCCTCGGGGTGCCCCCGGCCGAGATCGGGGCGCTGGACCCGAACTCCCCGGAAACGATGTCCGGGTATCTCACGGTGCGCGCTCCGCGCGGCGGCGGCGTCCTGGAGCGGCACGCAAGCAGGGGGGAACGGGTGGAGCCTGGAAAGGAGCTCTTCCTGGTGTCGGACCTCTCCGAGGTGTGGGTGTGGGCCGACCTGCGGGAGCACGACGTCCCGACCGTGTTCGGCAAGACCAACGGCGGCGCGACGTTCGACGCGGAGGTTCGCTCTTCCGCCGGAGGCAAGCCGTACCGGGGGACGCTGGACGTCCTCTCCGGAACCATGAACGAGCAGAGCCGGACCGTGAAGGCCCGCGTCGTCGTCCCCAACCCCGACGGGCGTCTCCGCCCCGGGATGTTCGTGAACATCCGGGTGTTCCTCCCCGGCGGCGGAACCGTCCTCGCGGTGCCGAAGGCGGCGGTGCTCGCAGACGAGGGAAGGACGTTCGTTTTCGTTCACAAGGAGGGCGACTACTGGATCCGCCGTCCCGTCACCCTCGGGAAGCGTCTCGGGGACATGGTGGAAATACGGAGCGGTCTCGCCGCGGGGCAGCGGATCGTCACCGACGGTTCGTTCCTGCTGAAATCCGACGTCCTGCGCAGGAAGATGGGC
This is a stretch of genomic DNA from Deltaproteobacteria bacterium. It encodes these proteins:
- a CDS encoding TolC family protein — translated: EGRAVQASLRPNPELSVDLENAWGDYPGTSRAETTYGISQLVETGKRSTRIRRAEAEKGVLRRDLEVARFDVAADVKRAFIRFLSGWKKLELHREAHGIATLLAAAVSDRVAAGAVSPIEETRARVALAVSSADVERTGMEVESARRDLSAAMGEAAPSFDIPSGDLDEDLSAPAVDNIAERIAATPDVARWAAETERRNAALDEERKLAIPDVTLKGGIKRLRESSENTFVLGLSVPLPLFHRNQGAIREAEAQRAKADVERRSTERLLRSQAGQRLAAFSAAAREAALLRKEALPGAQSAHDAVSEGYRLGKFRYLDVLDTGRSLVETRLRYLDTLTALNLARADLERLTAVSPPVGERTTAIQGASR
- a CDS encoding efflux RND transporter periplasmic adaptor subunit, with the translated sequence MKTGRFVPIAMMVLAACLFPAAASLEEADKHEGHGHAQEKSDLDRPVEEMWKEKCEHNVLQFTCEECRFELGTVKLVPELLGGNGKPGLVATGKTGSRKVAASRTFTGEVKRSEGRTVHVAAPLPGVVRNVFADIGATVAEGAPLFEIDSHDVAESKGDYLKKVAARELAKSSADREATLFERKISAQFEVEEARARLAAAEIEVVNARSRLLRLGVPPAEIGALDPNSPETMSGYLTVRAPRGGGVLERHASRGERVEPGKELFLVSDLSEVWVWADLREHDVPTVFGKTNGGATFDAEVRSSAGGKPYRGTLDVLSGTMNEQSRTVKARVVVPNPDGRLRPGMFVNIRVFLPGGGTVLAVPKAAVLADEGRTFVFVHKEGDYWIRRPVTLGKRLGDMVEIRSGLAAGQRIVTDGSFLLKSDVLRRKMGAGCAD